From one Amaranthus tricolor cultivar Red isolate AtriRed21 chromosome 17, ASM2621246v1, whole genome shotgun sequence genomic stretch:
- the LOC130803829 gene encoding tetraspanin-7-like: MARWSSIITVSINSLTLLLGLFLLGMGGCLAVHHDRAPCLSLIRSPCLKIGAILVVVSLLGLLGMCCRSPFVLWLYLIIYFILIIMVAVGGVLWIMVVSKGYVRLDIGESRKLNDFTFWFQDQVIGIEDWSKVKNCLLHTDICSSDNPKKIFLFSDTIKVCCSTLLKLLWSTRDNKNSKLAEFASAALSPISCRILSYSFSSGGLFGRALLYGCDRPLSALNSATNQPAGLNRRKKPHCLGPKNRHKQYAVWLCSVYQYISAFCVITRSYSRFTASSCSEGFISKLSEIWQNLFPGVVALLVFLIIVFIFGCLAFKQIRNDHYKKLYNTVKA; the protein is encoded by the exons ATGGCGCGATGGAGCAGTATCATAACAGTGTCTATAAATTCGCTAACCCTTCTATTAGGACTCTTCCTTTTGGGTATGGGCGGGTGTTTAGCCGTCCATCACGACCGAGCGCCCTGTTTATCTCTCATACGATCGCCTTGCCTTAAAATAGGTGCCATACTCGTGGTCGTATCATTATTAGGTCTACTTGGAATGTGCTGTCGTTCTCCTTTCGTGTTGTGGCTCTACTTgattatctattttattttaatcattatgGTCGCGGTTGGTGGTGTGCTTTGGATCATGGTTGTGAGCAAAGGTTATGTTCGTCTTGATATTGGGGAGTCTCGTAAGCTCAACGATTTCACCTTTTGGTTTCAAGATCAAGTAATAGGCATCGAGGATTGGTCCAAGGTTAAGAATTGTTTGCTCCACACAGATATTTGCTCGTCTGATAACCCCAAGAAAATTTTCTTGTTTTCGGATACAATTAAGGTTTGTTGTTCTACACTGCTTAAATTGTTATGGTCCACAAGAGATAACAAAAACTCCAA ACTTGCGGAGTTCGCTTCAGCCGCACTCAGTCCCATCAGTTGCAGAATCTTATCTTATTCTTTTTCGAGTgggggactctttggccgcgctctcctttatgg tTGTGACCGACCTTTGTCTGCACTAAACTCCGCCACTAACCAGCCTGCTGGTTTGAATAGGCGTAAAAAGCCTCACTGCCTTGGCCCAAAAAATCGGCATAAACAA TATGCTGTGTGGCTGTGTAGTGTATATCAGTATATCAGTGCATTTTGTGTAATAACCCGATCTTATTCTCGCTTTACAGCAAG CAGTTGCAGCGAAGGGTTCATAAGCAAACTCTCAGAGATATGGCAAAACTTGTTTCCTGGGGTTGTTGCACTGCTTGTTTTTCTCATCATTGTTTTCATTTTCGGTTGTTTGGCTTTCAAACAGATTAGAAATGATCACTATAAGAAACTTTACAACACTGTGAAGGCTTGA